A region of Polyangiaceae bacterium DNA encodes the following proteins:
- a CDS encoding FGGY-family carbohydrate kinase, with the protein MARAYLGVDVGTGSVRAGLFDASGARLGIGVEPILIFRPEEDFVEQSSDDIWRAVQVAVRGAMNEAGLGPSDVAGIGFDATCSLVALDGAGQPLSVSPTNRDEQNVIVWMDHRATEQAARINALGHDVLRFVGGVISPEMQTPKLLWLAEHHPTAWQRAKSFLDLPDFLVWRATGEDVRSLCTTVCKWTYVGHEGGFREDYFRQVGLGALADEGWARIGTRVRPMGERAGGLTARAAEELGLAAGTPVGVSIIDAHAGGLGLLGAPLDGRAPDAEGLERRVALIGGTSSCHMAVSREPKFVPGIWGPYFSAMIPDLWLTEGGQSATGALIDHVIESHARGAELATEASRRGESVYALLNERLEALAGRAPFPAELTRELHVLPDHHGNRSPRADPTLRGMVSGLRLSDSVDSLALAYLATIQGIAHGTRHILDTMNAHGYRIDTILACGGDVKNPVFVREHADATGCRIVLPKEPEAVLLGSAILGAVASGDSPSVLEAMAKMSCAERVVEPAGGAVASYHQKKHAVFQRMYADQMAYRELMK; encoded by the coding sequence ATGGCACGGGCGTATCTCGGTGTGGACGTGGGGACGGGCAGCGTGCGGGCCGGGCTGTTCGACGCCTCGGGGGCGCGGCTGGGGATCGGCGTCGAGCCGATCCTGATCTTCCGTCCCGAGGAAGACTTCGTGGAGCAGTCGTCCGACGACATCTGGCGCGCCGTCCAGGTCGCGGTGCGAGGTGCCATGAACGAAGCGGGGCTCGGACCGAGCGACGTCGCGGGTATCGGCTTCGACGCCACCTGTTCGCTGGTGGCGCTCGACGGCGCCGGGCAGCCGCTGAGCGTGAGCCCGACGAACCGGGACGAGCAGAACGTCATCGTCTGGATGGACCACCGCGCCACCGAGCAGGCAGCGCGCATCAACGCTCTGGGGCACGACGTCTTGCGCTTCGTCGGCGGCGTCATCTCCCCGGAGATGCAGACCCCGAAGCTGCTCTGGCTCGCGGAGCACCACCCGACGGCGTGGCAGCGCGCAAAGTCGTTCCTGGACTTGCCGGACTTCCTGGTGTGGCGGGCGACGGGTGAGGACGTGCGCTCGCTGTGTACGACGGTGTGCAAGTGGACCTACGTGGGCCACGAGGGCGGCTTCCGCGAGGACTACTTCCGGCAGGTCGGCCTGGGAGCGCTGGCCGACGAGGGTTGGGCGCGCATCGGCACCCGCGTGCGCCCGATGGGTGAGCGCGCCGGAGGGCTCACCGCGCGAGCGGCGGAGGAGCTCGGGCTCGCGGCCGGTACGCCGGTGGGCGTCTCGATCATCGACGCGCACGCGGGTGGCCTCGGGCTGCTCGGCGCGCCGCTCGACGGGCGGGCGCCCGACGCCGAGGGGCTCGAGAGGCGCGTCGCGCTGATCGGCGGCACCTCGAGCTGCCACATGGCGGTGAGCCGCGAGCCGAAGTTCGTGCCCGGGATCTGGGGCCCGTACTTCTCGGCGATGATCCCGGATCTCTGGCTGACCGAAGGTGGCCAGAGCGCCACCGGCGCGCTGATCGACCACGTGATCGAGAGCCACGCGCGCGGGGCGGAGCTGGCTACGGAGGCGAGCCGACGGGGCGAGAGCGTGTACGCGCTGCTCAACGAGCGTCTGGAGGCCCTCGCCGGTCGCGCGCCGTTCCCGGCGGAGCTGACCCGCGAGCTTCACGTTCTGCCGGATCACCACGGCAACCGCTCGCCGCGCGCCGATCCCACGCTGCGCGGCATGGTGAGCGGGCTCCGGCTCAGCGACAGCGTGGACTCGCTGGCGCTCGCGTATCTGGCGACCATCCAGGGCATCGCCCACGGCACGCGGCACATCCTGGACACCATGAACGCCCACGGCTACCGCATCGACACCATCCTGGCCTGCGGCGGTGACGTCAAGAACCCGGTGTTCGTGCGCGAGCACGCGGACGCGACGGGCTGTCGCATCGTGCTGCCGAAGGAGCCCGAGGCCGTGCTGCTCGGCTCCGCCATCCTGGGTGCGGTGGCGTCGGGCGACTCACCGAGCGTGCTCGAGGCCATGGCCAAGATGAGCTGCGCGGAGCGCGTGGTCGAGCCGGCGGGCGGCGCGGTGGCGAGCTATCACCAGAAGAAGCACGCGGTGTTCCAGCGCATGTACGCCGATCAGATGGCCTACCGCGAGCTGATGAAGTAG
- a CDS encoding AgmX/PglI C-terminal domain-containing protein: MSAPATDAGASDAIFAASEVAPETPPAPVIDSPPGVSSELVRAVDAYLAAANAGDLAAQQGASRADCWAKECGSFAQQAGKKFRAERRESLRRHDNHVQVVVDILCEGERKCDLVYLLFELDPSLRWVVADVTEDGKKADAWVTPPGYVEPKMPPNVPPGAPRPLDTPEKAPAPKGNAVLGSVIGVAALPDAQKVLGRLRAKLKQCYLVGLRADPKAAGKVVLDLHVGASGEVAKATLHEVTGALPASVGACLVHRVADAKFQAPVGGSAKLRVPITFAPAP; the protein is encoded by the coding sequence ATGTCAGCGCCCGCCACCGACGCCGGTGCGAGCGACGCGATCTTCGCAGCGAGCGAAGTCGCCCCCGAAACGCCTCCTGCACCCGTCATCGACTCTCCGCCGGGCGTGAGCTCGGAGCTCGTGCGAGCCGTCGACGCGTACCTCGCCGCCGCCAACGCCGGTGACCTCGCCGCTCAGCAGGGCGCGAGCCGCGCCGACTGTTGGGCCAAGGAGTGCGGGAGCTTCGCGCAGCAGGCTGGGAAGAAGTTCCGCGCCGAGCGTCGCGAGTCGTTGCGCCGTCACGACAACCACGTCCAGGTCGTGGTGGACATCCTCTGCGAAGGGGAGCGGAAGTGCGATCTCGTGTACCTCTTGTTCGAGCTCGATCCGTCGCTGCGCTGGGTCGTCGCAGACGTGACGGAGGACGGCAAGAAGGCCGACGCATGGGTCACGCCGCCGGGGTATGTGGAGCCGAAGATGCCGCCGAACGTCCCGCCCGGCGCGCCGCGGCCGCTCGACACCCCCGAGAAGGCGCCCGCGCCCAAAGGAAACGCCGTGCTCGGCAGCGTCATCGGCGTAGCAGCCTTGCCCGATGCGCAGAAGGTCCTCGGCAGGCTGCGCGCGAAGCTGAAGCAGTGTTACCTGGTTGGCCTACGCGCTGATCCGAAGGCCGCCGGGAAGGTCGTGCTCGATCTCCACGTCGGTGCCTCGGGCGAAGTTGCCAAGGCGACGCTTCACGAGGTGACCGGCGCGCTGCCAGCGTCGGTCGGCGCCTGCCTGGTGCATCGAGTCGCGGACGCGAAGTTCCAGGCTCCCGTCGGCGGCTCGGCGAAGCTGCGCGTGCCGATCACGTTCGCGCCGGCGCCTTGA
- a CDS encoding ABC transporter permease produces the protein MRQLFRQPWLGPLLAVVAVYVLFALLAPDTFTRSVNVLTMARQTVVVSIAAVGMTLVMIQGGIDLSVGSTVALTTVIVARMLDGGSGAWTAAAGGVALGACVGAINGLLVSGLGLLPFIVTLGSMSALRGVAKGLANEQKVDADPKGLESLMSLPGGQHGGFLLPTGVWIALGLALIFSAFIAYTRPGRHVVAVGSNVLTARLCGVPVGRVTVMVYVLAGALAGLAGVMEFSTLTVGDPTDSIGLELEVIAAVVIGGGSLSGGRGSIAGALLGALLLTEIKTGCTHVGLPNWVQEILTGGIILVAMALDKLRERRSG, from the coding sequence GTGAGGCAGCTCTTCCGTCAACCCTGGCTCGGGCCCCTCTTGGCGGTGGTGGCCGTCTACGTGTTGTTCGCGCTGCTCGCCCCTGACACGTTCACGCGCTCGGTGAACGTGCTGACGATGGCGCGCCAGACCGTGGTCGTCTCCATCGCCGCGGTCGGCATGACGCTGGTGATGATCCAGGGTGGGATTGATCTCTCGGTGGGCTCGACGGTCGCGCTGACCACGGTGATCGTCGCGCGCATGCTGGACGGCGGCAGTGGCGCCTGGACCGCGGCGGCGGGCGGTGTGGCGCTGGGCGCTTGCGTCGGAGCAATCAACGGGCTGCTGGTTTCGGGCCTGGGTCTCTTGCCCTTCATCGTCACGCTCGGCAGCATGAGCGCGCTGCGCGGCGTCGCGAAGGGCCTGGCCAACGAGCAGAAGGTGGACGCCGACCCGAAGGGGCTCGAGAGCCTGATGAGCCTGCCGGGCGGGCAGCACGGCGGCTTCCTGCTCCCGACGGGCGTCTGGATCGCGCTCGGGCTGGCGCTGATCTTCTCGGCCTTCATCGCCTACACACGCCCGGGGAGACACGTGGTGGCGGTCGGCTCCAACGTGCTCACGGCGCGCCTGTGCGGCGTGCCGGTGGGCCGGGTGACGGTGATGGTCTACGTGCTCGCCGGCGCGCTCGCCGGCCTGGCCGGAGTCATGGAGTTCTCCACGCTCACGGTCGGCGATCCCACCGACTCGATCGGGCTCGAGCTGGAGGTGATCGCGGCCGTGGTGATCGGCGGCGGCTCGCTCTCCGGTGGGCGGGGCTCCATCGCCGGCGCGCTGCTCGGCGCGCTCCTGCTCACCGAGATCAAGACCGGCTGCACGCACGTGGGGCTGCCCAACTGGGTGCAGGAGATCTTGACCGGCGGCATCATCCTGGTGGCGATGGCGCTGGACAAGCTGCGGGAACGAAGGAGCGGCTGA
- a CDS encoding sugar ABC transporter ATP-binding protein: MTPRLTVRGLGKAFGGTRALSGVELELRPGEVHALLGENGAGKSTLTKIVSGVLRADAGSLELDGEPFAPRSPAEARRAGVAIVHQEPAVCSHLDVAENVLLGHEPTRFGSIDRRRLRADAASALALVAPHISPTLRTSELGAADVQLVTLARALAQSDCRLLILDEPTASLAAPEVERLFEVVRRLADSGIAILYISHFLEEVRRIADRFSVLRDGTNAGGGEIASTSTSELVELMAGHAVDERRRAEPRVGGRVLLSARDLSGMRLPVAASFELRAGEVLGIAGLVGSGRSELLRAIFGLERVKSGELRVAARVGPASPAQRLADGVGLLSEDRKREGLAENLSLRENLTLSKLPAWIWPRGQRAAAQRFIERLGIRTSGPDQPVRDLSGGNQQKVALARLLFHEVDVALLDEPTRGIDVKSRADVYRIIDELAEGGRAVLVVSSQFPELLAVCDRIAVLHRGRLGAALPVGELDEHRLVREAAGAA; this comes from the coding sequence GTGACGCCACGGCTCACGGTCCGCGGGCTCGGCAAGGCCTTCGGTGGTACCCGAGCGCTCTCGGGGGTGGAGCTCGAGCTCCGGCCGGGTGAGGTCCACGCGCTGCTCGGAGAGAACGGGGCGGGCAAGAGCACGCTGACCAAGATCGTGTCGGGGGTGCTGCGCGCCGACGCGGGCTCGTTGGAGCTCGACGGCGAGCCGTTCGCCCCGCGCTCGCCGGCGGAGGCGCGACGCGCCGGGGTGGCGATCGTCCATCAAGAGCCGGCGGTGTGCTCCCACCTCGACGTGGCCGAGAACGTGCTGCTCGGTCACGAGCCGACGCGCTTCGGCTCGATCGACCGGCGGCGTTTGCGCGCCGACGCCGCCAGCGCATTGGCTCTGGTCGCGCCACACATTTCCCCTACGCTGCGCACGAGCGAGCTCGGCGCCGCGGACGTTCAGCTGGTGACGCTGGCGCGCGCCCTCGCACAGAGCGACTGCCGCCTGCTGATCTTGGACGAGCCGACCGCCAGCCTGGCGGCTCCGGAGGTCGAGCGCCTGTTCGAGGTGGTGCGCCGGCTCGCGGATTCCGGCATCGCCATCCTGTACATCTCCCACTTCCTGGAAGAAGTGCGGCGCATCGCCGATCGCTTCAGCGTGCTCCGCGACGGAACGAACGCCGGCGGCGGCGAGATCGCCTCGACCTCGACCAGCGAGCTGGTGGAGCTGATGGCCGGACATGCGGTCGACGAGCGCCGTCGGGCCGAGCCCCGTGTCGGAGGGAGGGTGCTGCTCTCGGCGCGCGACCTCAGCGGAATGCGCCTGCCGGTGGCGGCCAGCTTCGAGCTTCGAGCCGGCGAGGTGTTGGGCATCGCCGGGCTGGTCGGCTCGGGGCGCAGCGAGCTCTTGCGCGCCATCTTCGGCCTCGAGCGCGTCAAGAGCGGAGAGCTGCGAGTGGCCGCGCGCGTCGGTCCCGCGTCGCCCGCCCAGCGCCTGGCGGACGGCGTCGGGCTGCTCAGCGAGGATCGCAAGCGCGAGGGTTTGGCGGAGAACCTCTCGCTCCGCGAGAACCTGACCCTGTCGAAGCTCCCGGCCTGGATCTGGCCGAGGGGGCAGCGCGCCGCCGCGCAGCGCTTCATCGAGCGCCTCGGCATCCGCACCTCCGGCCCGGACCAGCCGGTGCGAGACCTCTCGGGGGGCAACCAGCAGAAGGTCGCGCTCGCCCGCCTGCTGTTCCACGAGGTGGACGTGGCGCTGCTCGACGAGCCGACGCGCGGCATCGACGTGAAGAGCCGCGCCGACGTCTACCGGATCATCGACGAGCTTGCCGAGGGCGGGAGGGCGGTGCTGGTCGTGTCGAGCCAGTTCCCGGAGCTGCTGGCCGTGTGCGATCGCATCGCGGTCTTGCACCGCGGCCGGCTCGGCGCGGCTCTGCCGGTGGGCGAGCTGGACGAGCACCGCTTGGTGCGGGAAGCGGCAGGTGCGGCGTGA
- a CDS encoding substrate-binding domain-containing protein, producing the protein MSSGVGRAMVFVGLLSLALSGCKRDKWDSMEGGTNNKRLRIAVIPKGTTHEFWKSVHAGAVKASRELGVDIVWKGPLKEDDLKQQIDLVQSFTAQGVSGIVLAPLNDKALVSSVKSAKDAKIPVVIFDSDLASEDHVSFVATDNRAAGKLGCAHLASRVKDKGGAIVLRYQEGSASTNHREEGCLAALKAAGVKILSDNQYGGATTETAHKASESLLLAQGAADGKVAGVFTPNESTTFGMLRAVEKANLAGKLSFVGFDASEKLVAGVQSGGIEGLVLQDPFNMGYLAVKTMVQHLKGEKVERRIDTGSKLVTKANMNEPEMKQLLAPELDQWLKE; encoded by the coding sequence ATGTCGAGCGGCGTGGGAAGGGCAATGGTCTTCGTGGGGCTGCTTTCGCTGGCACTCTCCGGGTGCAAACGCGACAAGTGGGACAGCATGGAGGGCGGCACGAACAACAAGCGACTCCGCATCGCCGTCATCCCCAAGGGCACGACCCACGAGTTCTGGAAGAGCGTGCACGCCGGCGCGGTGAAGGCCTCGCGTGAGCTCGGCGTCGACATCGTCTGGAAGGGGCCGCTGAAGGAGGACGATCTGAAGCAGCAGATCGACCTGGTCCAGAGCTTCACCGCCCAGGGCGTGTCCGGCATCGTGCTCGCGCCGCTCAACGACAAGGCGCTGGTCTCCAGCGTGAAGTCGGCGAAGGACGCAAAAATCCCGGTCGTGATCTTCGACTCCGACCTGGCGTCGGAGGATCACGTGAGCTTCGTCGCCACGGACAACCGCGCCGCCGGCAAGCTCGGCTGCGCGCACCTGGCCAGCCGGGTGAAGGACAAAGGCGGGGCCATCGTGCTCCGCTATCAAGAGGGATCGGCCAGCACCAATCATCGCGAGGAGGGCTGTCTCGCGGCGCTGAAGGCCGCCGGGGTGAAGATCCTCTCCGACAACCAATACGGCGGCGCGACCACTGAGACCGCGCACAAGGCCAGCGAGAGCCTGTTGCTCGCGCAGGGCGCGGCGGACGGCAAGGTGGCCGGCGTGTTCACCCCGAACGAGTCCACCACCTTCGGCATGCTGCGCGCCGTCGAGAAGGCGAACCTCGCGGGCAAGCTCAGCTTCGTGGGCTTCGACGCCTCGGAGAAGCTGGTGGCCGGAGTCCAGAGCGGTGGCATCGAGGGCCTGGTGCTCCAAGACCCGTTCAACATGGGCTACCTGGCGGTGAAGACCATGGTGCAGCACCTGAAGGGCGAGAAGGTCGAGCGCCGCATCGACACCGGCAGCAAGCTCGTGACCAAGGCGAACATGAACGAACCGGAGATGAAGCAGCTCCTCGCGCCCGAGCTCGATCAGTGGCTGAAAGAGTGA